CCGCTGAGCCCGCGCAGCCGAGAGGCGCAGAGTCCCGCGCGCTGGGTAGGCAGACCCTGGACCGTTCCCTTCCCGAGCCTGCGGGAAGGAGCGAGCGGCGGCCGGCGGACTGGAGGGAGGGCGCGGTGGGGACCCGCGGCCGTGACGCacggaggcggggcgggggcgggcgcgGGGCGGGACGGGGCGGTCCTGCGGGCTGCATATAAGGGCAGCCGCCGGGCGGAGCGCGCCGGAGCCAGAGCCGGAGCCGGGGCTTTTGTCCAGGAGCTGGAGCCGAAGAGGCGCAGTCGCAGCCCGGAGCCCGGAGCCCGAGCCCAACCGCCCCAGCCACCGTCTGCGCGTCTTGCGGCCCCGAGCCCGACCCCGCGGTCCCTCTGCCCCATGAAACTGGCCGCGATGATCAAGAAGATGCGCCCGAGCGACTCGGAGCCGAGTATCCCGGCCAAGCACTGCTACCGCATGGTGGTCCTCGGCTCGCCCAAGGTGGGCAAGACGGCCATCGTGTCGCGCTTCCTCACGGGCCGCTTCGAGGACGCCTACACGCCCACCGTCGAGGACTTCCACCGCAAGTTCTACCGCATTCGCGGCGAAGTCTACCAGCTGGACATCCTCGACACGTCCGGCAACCACCCGTTCCCCGCCATGCGGCGCCTCTCCATCCTCACAGGTGGGCCCGGGCGCCCGGCagcgggcgggggcgggagcgCGCCGCCGGAGCGGCGGGGACTCTGGTCGGCGCCCCGGCCCGCGGCGGCCCCAAAGCGCGCCTAGGGGGCCCCCTGGCAGCCGCCCTCACCCTCCCCTTCTGCTTTGGCCCCCGCAGGAGACGTGTTCATCCTGGTGTTCAGTCTGGACAACCGCGACTCCTTCGAGGAGGTGCAGAGGCTCAAGCAGCAGATCCTCGACACCAAGTCCTGCCTCAAGAACAAGACCAAGAAGAACGTGGACGTGCCCCTGGTCATTTGCGGCAACAAAGGGGACCGGGACTTCCACCGCGAGGTGGAGCGGCGCGAGATCGAGCAGCTGGTGGGCGCCGACC
The Phacochoerus africanus isolate WHEZ1 chromosome 14, ROS_Pafr_v1, whole genome shotgun sequence DNA segment above includes these coding regions:
- the RASD1 gene encoding dexamethasone-induced Ras-related protein 1, giving the protein MKLAAMIKKMRPSDSEPSIPAKHCYRMVVLGSPKVGKTAIVSRFLTGRFEDAYTPTVEDFHRKFYRIRGEVYQLDILDTSGNHPFPAMRRLSILTGDVFILVFSLDNRDSFEEVQRLKQQILDTKSCLKNKTKKNVDVPLVICGNKGDRDFHREVERREIEQLVGADPRCCAYFEISAKRNSSLDQMFRALFAMAKLPCEMSPDLHRRVSVQHCDALHKKALRGKRLRGAGGDPSDAVGIVAPWARRPSVHSDLVYIREKAGGDGPAKDKERCVIS